Proteins encoded together in one Betaproteobacteria bacterium window:
- a CDS encoding ATP:cob(I)alamin adenosyltransferase: MGNRLSKIVTRTGDQGTTGLGDGSRTPKNSPRIEAVGEV, encoded by the coding sequence ATGGGAAACAGACTGTCGAAGATCGTAACGCGCACCGGCGACCAGGGCACCACCGGCCTCGGCGATGGCTCGCGCACGCCCAAGAACTCCCCGCGCATCGAGGCGGTGGGAGAGGTC
- the glgB gene encoding 1,4-alpha-glucan branching protein GlgB: protein MIDKKRQASLTPDPALLTDHDVYLFREGSHVRLYQKLGAHAGTVNGIDGTRFAVWAPNAASVSVIGDFNGWNGEANPLQPRNDESGIWECFAPGVGHNARYRYRIVSRQDGHALAKCDPFGFATETLPGTASRVSTLDYEWGDAEWMARRKSSNALDAPFSVYEVHLGSWRRGEGDRFLDYRELAHQLAEYVLDVGFTHVELLPVAEHPFYGSWGYQITGYFAPTSRYGSPEDLMYLVDHLHQRGIGVILDWVPSHFPGDSHGLARFDGAPLFEYADPRRGFNPEWNSYIFDYGRNEVRAFLLSSAMFWLDKYHVDALRVDGVASMLYLDFGREPGDWTPNVHGGREDLAAVAFLRTLNEMIYREYPDVQSIAEESTDWPMVSRPIYLGGLGFGMKWNMGWMHDTLDYFHYEPMQRKNHHDKLTFSIWYAFSENFMLPLSHDEVSDDKGSLLGRMPGDAWREFANLRLLYGYMWGHPGKKLLFMGGEFGQRRGWSHDTTLDWGALQYPEHGGVLGWVRDLNHRYRREPALYEIDFQREGFEWMDCHDAENSVISFVRRARSTEDLILVVCNFTPMPRLSYRIGVPRAGHWQEILNSDASIYGGSGIGNFGGKHAAPVGAHGQFQSLALDLPPLGVVFLKSSATGD from the coding sequence ATCATCGACAAGAAGCGCCAGGCCAGCTTGACGCCGGACCCGGCGTTGCTCACCGATCACGACGTCTACCTGTTCCGCGAGGGCAGCCATGTCAGGCTGTACCAGAAACTCGGTGCGCATGCCGGCACTGTCAACGGCATCGACGGCACTCGCTTTGCCGTATGGGCGCCGAATGCCGCCAGCGTGTCGGTGATCGGCGATTTCAACGGGTGGAATGGCGAAGCCAACCCGTTGCAGCCGCGCAACGACGAATCCGGCATCTGGGAGTGCTTCGCACCCGGCGTAGGCCACAACGCGCGCTATCGCTACCGCATCGTCTCGCGGCAGGACGGCCATGCTCTCGCCAAATGCGATCCGTTCGGCTTCGCGACGGAAACTCTGCCCGGCACCGCCTCGCGCGTGTCCACCCTCGACTACGAGTGGGGTGATGCCGAATGGATGGCGCGCCGCAAGAGCTCGAATGCGCTCGATGCGCCGTTCTCCGTCTACGAAGTTCACTTGGGCTCGTGGCGGCGTGGAGAAGGGGACCGGTTTCTCGATTACCGCGAGCTCGCGCATCAGCTGGCGGAATACGTGCTCGATGTCGGCTTCACCCACGTCGAACTGCTGCCGGTCGCCGAGCATCCGTTCTACGGCTCCTGGGGCTATCAGATCACCGGCTACTTCGCCCCGACCTCGCGTTACGGCAGCCCCGAAGACCTCATGTACCTGGTCGACCATCTGCACCAGCGCGGCATCGGCGTCATCCTCGACTGGGTGCCTTCGCACTTTCCGGGCGATTCGCACGGGCTCGCGCGCTTCGACGGTGCGCCGCTCTTCGAGTATGCCGACCCGCGGCGCGGCTTCAATCCGGAGTGGAACAGCTACATCTTCGACTACGGTCGCAACGAGGTGCGCGCCTTCCTCCTGAGCAGCGCGATGTTCTGGCTCGACAAGTATCACGTCGATGCGCTGCGCGTCGACGGCGTTGCGTCGATGCTCTACCTCGACTTCGGACGCGAACCGGGCGATTGGACCCCGAACGTGCACGGCGGGCGCGAGGACCTGGCGGCCGTTGCCTTTCTGCGCACGCTGAACGAGATGATTTACCGCGAGTATCCCGACGTGCAGTCGATCGCGGAAGAGTCGACCGACTGGCCGATGGTCTCGCGGCCGATCTATCTCGGCGGGCTCGGTTTCGGCATGAAGTGGAACATGGGCTGGATGCACGACACGCTCGATTACTTCCACTATGAGCCGATGCAGCGGAAGAATCACCACGACAAGCTCACGTTCAGCATCTGGTATGCGTTCTCCGAGAACTTCATGCTGCCCCTCTCGCACGATGAAGTGAGCGACGACAAGGGGTCGCTGCTGGGCCGGATGCCGGGCGACGCGTGGCGCGAGTTCGCGAACCTGCGCCTGCTGTACGGCTACATGTGGGGTCATCCAGGCAAGAAGCTCTTGTTCATGGGCGGGGAGTTCGGCCAGCGTCGCGGCTGGTCGCACGACACCACCTTGGACTGGGGTGCGCTGCAATACCCGGAGCACGGCGGCGTGCTCGGTTGGGTCCGCGACCTGAATCACCGCTACCGGCGCGAGCCCGCGCTCTACGAGATCGACTTCCAGCGCGAAGGGTTCGAGTGGATGGACTGCCACGACGCCGAGAACAGCGTCATCAGCTTCGTGCGCCGCGCGCGCAGCACGGAGGACCTCATCCTCGTCGTGTGCAACTTCACGCCGATGCCGCGGCTGAGCTACCGCATCGGCGTGCCGCGTGCGGGCCACTGGCAGGAAATACTGAACAGCGACGCGAGCATCTATGGCGGCAGCGGCATCGGCAACTTCGGCGGCAAGCATGCGGCGCCGGTGGGCGCGCACGGTCAGTTCCAGTCGCTCGCGCTCGACCTGCCGCCGCTGGGCGTCGTGTTCCTCAAGAGCAGTGCCACGGGAGACTAG
- a CDS encoding alpha-1,4-glucan--maltose-1-phosphate maltosyltransferase, whose translation MSTPNRTQDGRGRVVIDRVRPEVDCGRFPIKRTVGEQVIVSADVFADGHDVIRCLVRHRPEGADKWTEVPMEASYNDLWQASFTVNAIGRHVYTVVAWVDRFFTWQHDLARRNDPKDIAVAMRVGEELVLEAAARASGTAGARLKEIAATLGKTTTPEAAKQLGADRELTELMSRYAEQRFATEYERVLAVTVEPVRARYSSWYEMFPRSCVPAGSTHGTFAECEKRLPYVAEMGFDVLYLPPIHPIGIKFRKGRNNAVVAKPGEPGSPWAIGAPEGGHKAVHTELGTLEDFRSLLKRAKQHGIDIALDIAFQCAPDHPYVKEHPTWFRWRPDGTVQYAENPPKKYQDIYPFDFETDDWKPLWDELKSIFTFWIGQGVSIFRVDNPHTKPFPMWEWLIGEVKRDHPEAIFLAEAFTRPKIMHRLAKLGYTQSYTYFAWRNTKQELTEYFTELAMSESREYFRPNVWPNTPDILTEFLQYGGRPGFMLRAALAATL comes from the coding sequence ATGTCCACTCCAAACAGAACTCAGGACGGACGCGGCCGCGTCGTGATCGATCGGGTGCGCCCCGAGGTCGACTGCGGAAGGTTTCCCATCAAGCGGACGGTGGGCGAGCAGGTGATCGTCAGCGCCGACGTGTTTGCCGACGGCCACGACGTCATTCGCTGTCTGGTGCGGCATCGTCCGGAAGGGGCGGACAAGTGGACCGAAGTGCCGATGGAAGCTTCGTACAACGACCTCTGGCAGGCGAGCTTCACCGTGAACGCCATCGGGCGGCACGTCTATACCGTGGTCGCATGGGTCGATCGGTTCTTCACCTGGCAGCACGACCTCGCACGGCGGAACGATCCGAAGGACATCGCCGTCGCGATGCGGGTGGGGGAAGAACTCGTGCTGGAGGCGGCAGCACGGGCGTCGGGTACCGCCGGGGCGCGTCTGAAGGAGATCGCGGCGACGCTCGGCAAGACGACCACGCCGGAGGCGGCGAAACAGCTCGGTGCCGACCGCGAGCTGACGGAGCTCATGTCCCGCTACGCCGAGCAGCGCTTCGCCACCGAGTACGAGCGCGTCCTCGCGGTCACCGTCGAGCCGGTGCGCGCGCGCTACAGCTCCTGGTACGAGATGTTTCCGCGTTCCTGCGTGCCGGCGGGCAGCACGCACGGCACCTTCGCCGAATGCGAGAAGCGTCTCCCGTACGTCGCGGAGATGGGCTTCGACGTTCTCTACCTGCCGCCGATCCATCCGATCGGCATCAAGTTTCGCAAGGGGCGGAACAACGCGGTGGTGGCGAAGCCGGGTGAGCCGGGCAGCCCGTGGGCGATCGGCGCACCCGAAGGCGGCCACAAGGCCGTGCACACCGAACTCGGGACGCTCGAGGATTTCCGAAGCCTGCTCAAGCGCGCCAAGCAACACGGCATCGACATCGCGCTCGACATCGCTTTCCAGTGCGCGCCCGACCACCCTTACGTGAAGGAGCACCCGACCTGGTTTCGCTGGCGCCCGGACGGCACCGTGCAATACGCCGAGAACCCGCCGAAGAAGTATCAGGACATCTATCCGTTCGACTTCGAGACGGACGACTGGAAGCCGCTCTGGGACGAGCTCAAGAGCATCTTCACGTTCTGGATCGGGCAGGGCGTGTCGATCTTTCGCGTCGACAACCCGCACACCAAGCCCTTCCCGATGTGGGAATGGCTGATCGGCGAAGTCAAGCGCGACCACCCGGAAGCGATCTTTCTCGCCGAGGCCTTCACCCGGCCGAAGATCATGCATCGCCTGGCCAAGCTCGGCTACACACAGTCCTACACGTACTTCGCCTGGCGCAACACCAAGCAGGAGCTCACCGAGTATTTCACCGAGCTCGCGATGTCGGAGTCACGCGAATACTTCCGCCCCAACGTGTGGCCGAACACGCCGGACATCCTCACCGAGTTCCTGCAGTACGGCGGCCGCCCGGGGTTCATGCTGCGCGCGGCGCTGGCGGCCACGCTGAG